One stretch of Ananas comosus cultivar F153 linkage group 6, ASM154086v1, whole genome shotgun sequence DNA includes these proteins:
- the LOC109712202 gene encoding uncharacterized protein LOC109712202, producing the protein MAFSLFLAILVLMATGGGRGRRRGRRGATKRTRLEEETSGSDFDHYESSFEEEANTEERTDKGKRKAPETSKKKKGASFPPRRNTGRPVIREQGSSERERRFKHAVEVQSVDAQRQKAFASRTCLAERFVNFNELTREVPEFEHLLQKAPIEPVGMIQARAAFCVELIREFYMRGNVLVEDQETGTYLFETHVRGIRILVTPHTIGEIFGLNVDTTGLQYTHGTIQQSSHWNTVINAICKSGTVTNRLYVESKDLKPEYHILSLVICYNVLPTIGTKRIRWDRLVLLYLLGHPERADGLNINVPFLMWQKMAHVIQASRQRVLLLFPILITRILQANGVDITCNKYDYGLGPIDGVTLAKSISTLKTFQQMKAYTTATFGSTTRPVEREGSSSSGGVITLESLHHELRTIKKLVEQSFKKVEDGIKKILEILECRHDDVFPGGTRPSSSHPIESSTAGAHGDAEEREDDDHEGDDE; encoded by the coding sequence ATGGCTTTCTCGCTCTTTCTTGCTATTTTGGTTCTCATGGCCACTGGAGGAGGTCGTGGTCGCAGACGAGGACGGCGAGGAGCTACTAAAAGAACACGTCTTGAGGAAGAgacgtcgggttcggatttcgacCACTATGAGAGTTCTTTTGAGGAAGAAGCTAACACTGAGGAAAGAACGgataaaggaaaaagaaaagcaccTGAGAcctcaaaaaagaagaaaggtgCAAGCTTTCCTCCGCGACGCAACACAGGTAGACCGGTTATCCGCGAGCAAGGATCAAGTGAACGAGAACGCCGATTTAAGCATGCTGTGGAAGTACAATCAGTTGATGCACAACGGCAGAAGGCTTTTGCTAGCCGTACTTGCTTGGCGGAGCGTTTCGTGAACTTCAATGAGCTCACTAGGGAAGTTCCGGAGTTTGAACACTTACTACAAAAAGCCCCTATTGAGCCGGTTGGGATGATTCAAGCACGTGCAGCTTTTTGCGTGGAGCTCATTCGGGAATTCTATATGCGCGGAAATGTACTTGTTGAGGATCAGGAGACAGGGACATATCTATTTGAGACACATGTTCGAGGAATAAGGATACTTGTCACTCCTCACACTATCGGTGAAATATTTGGGTTGAATGTGGATACTACCGGTCTGCAGTATACACATGGAACGATTCAACAGTCGTCCCACTGGAACACCGTGATAAATGCAATCTGCAAGTCGGGAACGGTGACAAATCGCTTATATGTGGAATCCAAGGACCTGAAGCCTGAATATCATATCCTATCCTTGGTGATATGTTATAATGTGTTACCTACCATTGGGACCAAaaggattcgttgggatcgactagttcttctttatcttcttgGTCATCCGGAGCGCGCTGACGGATTGAATATCAATGTTCCTTTCTTGATGTGGCAAAAGATGGCGCATGTCATTCAAGCTTCGAGACAACGTGTGCTACTCCTATTTCCTATTTTGATCACGAGAATTTTGCAAGCTAATGGGGTAGACATCACGTGCAACAAGTATGACTATGGCCTTGGACCTATTGATGGAGTTACATTGGCCAAGTCTATTAGCACCTTGAAGACCTTCCAACAAATGAAAGCCTATACGACTGCTACTTTTGGTTCAACCACTCGGCCAGTAGAGCGTGAGGGATCGTCTAGCTCAGGGGGAGTAATTACATTGGAATCACTACACCATGAGCTTCGGACAATCAAGAAGCTGGTTGAACAAAGCTTCAAGAAAGTAGAGGATGGCATCAAGAAAATATTGGAAATACTCGAATGTCGCCATGATGATGTCTTTCCAGGCGGCACTAGACCGAGCTCATCACACCCGATCGAGTCATCTACTGCCGGAGCACATGGAGATGCTGAGGAAAGAGAAGATGATGACCATGAAGGAGACGACGAGTGA